In Methylocystis echinoides, one genomic interval encodes:
- a CDS encoding alpha-ketoacid dehydrogenase subunit beta encodes MAELNLVESINAALACEMARDDNVLLLGEDIGANGGVFRATIGLQARFGRGRVIDTPLAEGGIAGVAVGMAAMGLKPIAEIQFTGFIYPTIDQMINHASRLRNRTRGRLTCPMVLRSPYGAGIHAPEHHSESPEAIFAHMPGLRVVIPSSPARAYGLLLAAIRDPDPVVFLEPTRLYRLFKQEVADNGESLPLDTCFICREGRDATLIAWGAMISEAMRAADALALEGIDVEVVDVATLKPYDIETILQSVEKTGRCVIVHEAPRTAGFGAEIAAEIAERALYSLLAPVKRVTAYDVVVPLSRLEKQYIPSVERMVDAVRGLMEGA; translated from the coding sequence ATGGCAGAACTCAATCTCGTCGAGTCGATTAACGCCGCCCTCGCTTGCGAGATGGCGCGCGACGACAACGTGCTTCTCCTCGGCGAAGACATTGGCGCCAACGGCGGCGTCTTCCGCGCCACCATCGGGCTGCAGGCGCGCTTTGGCCGCGGCCGGGTGATCGACACGCCGCTCGCCGAAGGCGGAATTGCGGGCGTTGCGGTCGGCATGGCGGCCATGGGTTTGAAGCCCATCGCCGAGATACAGTTCACGGGGTTCATCTACCCGACAATCGATCAGATGATCAATCATGCGTCTCGGCTTCGCAATCGGACGCGCGGTAGACTTACCTGCCCGATGGTGCTGCGTTCGCCCTATGGCGCCGGCATTCATGCGCCCGAACATCATTCGGAAAGTCCCGAGGCGATTTTCGCACACATGCCGGGATTGCGCGTCGTGATCCCTTCTTCGCCGGCGCGCGCCTATGGGCTGTTGCTGGCGGCGATCCGCGATCCCGACCCCGTCGTCTTCCTCGAGCCGACGCGACTCTATCGTCTGTTCAAGCAGGAGGTCGCCGATAATGGCGAAAGCCTGCCGCTCGACACGTGCTTCATCTGCCGGGAAGGACGCGACGCGACGTTGATCGCATGGGGCGCGATGATTTCGGAAGCCATGCGTGCGGCCGATGCGCTCGCCCTGGAGGGGATCGACGTCGAAGTCGTCGATGTCGCGACTTTGAAGCCCTACGATATCGAAACGATTTTGCAATCCGTCGAAAAGACGGGACGCTGCGTCATTGTCCACGAGGCCCCGCGCACGGCTGGATTCGGCGCGGAAATCGCCGCGGAAATCGCCGAGCGCGCGCTTTATTCCCTGCTCGCGCCGGTAAAGCGCGTCACGGCTTATGATGTGGTGGTGCCGCTGTCACGGCTCGAGAAGCAATACATTCCGAGCGTGGAGCGCATGGTCGACGCGGTGCGGGGGCTGATGGAGGGAGCATGA
- a CDS encoding glycosyltransferase yields MSRAAREFRTWYVEEPEYFEGPPVLRIERDESGVSVVTPMLPRGQDVDTAAQLKSMLTRLVAKVEPKRLIAWYYTPMALRFTDDLNPHRCVYDNMDELSTFVGAPPGILEMERQLLSRCDVVYVGGHSLYQAKRNRHENVHVFPSSVDAAHFRQARTILEDPADQAAIPHPRLGFFGVIDERMNLELVRRIAALRPQWHLVMIGPTAKIDPASLPRADNIHWLGCKDYRELPHYLAGWDIGFMPFAINEATRFISPTKTPEFLAAGVPVVSTPIRDVEQPYGAQGLVEIADDANAVIARVEMILRRKRAPWIKRVDAFIEGMSWDETWAGMRRQLDAFIPDRKMPVRQMNAEARRV; encoded by the coding sequence ATGAGCCGCGCGGCGCGCGAATTCAGAACTTGGTACGTCGAGGAGCCTGAATATTTCGAAGGCCCGCCCGTTCTCAGAATAGAACGCGACGAGTCCGGCGTTTCGGTCGTGACGCCAATGTTGCCACGCGGACAAGACGTCGACACGGCTGCGCAGCTTAAGTCGATGCTAACGCGGCTCGTGGCGAAAGTGGAGCCGAAGCGGCTGATCGCCTGGTACTATACCCCGATGGCGCTGCGGTTCACGGACGACCTCAATCCGCATCGTTGCGTCTATGACAATATGGACGAGCTCTCGACTTTCGTCGGCGCGCCGCCAGGCATCCTGGAAATGGAGCGACAACTGCTGTCGAGATGCGACGTCGTTTATGTCGGAGGCCATTCGCTCTATCAGGCCAAACGCAACAGGCACGAAAACGTCCACGTCTTTCCGAGCAGCGTCGACGCCGCGCACTTCCGCCAGGCGCGGACGATCTTGGAGGATCCGGCCGACCAGGCGGCTATTCCTCACCCGAGACTGGGATTTTTCGGCGTCATCGACGAACGCATGAACCTCGAGCTCGTGCGCCGCATCGCCGCTCTCAGGCCGCAGTGGCATTTGGTGATGATCGGGCCGACGGCGAAGATCGACCCGGCGTCTCTGCCGCGCGCGGATAACATTCATTGGCTCGGCTGCAAGGATTATCGCGAGCTTCCGCATTATCTCGCGGGCTGGGACATCGGGTTCATGCCCTTTGCGATCAATGAGGCGACGCGCTTCATCAGCCCCACCAAGACCCCGGAGTTTTTGGCCGCCGGCGTTCCGGTCGTGTCGACGCCGATTAGGGACGTCGAGCAGCCATACGGCGCGCAGGGGCTGGTCGAAATCGCCGACGATGCGAACGCCGTGATCGCGCGCGTCGAGATGATTTTGCGCCGCAAGCGGGCGCCCTGGATCAAGCGCGTCGACGCATTCATCGAGGGAATGTCGTGGGACGAAACCTGGGCCGGCATGAGACGACAGTTGGACGCCTTCATCCCTGACCGAAAGATGCCTGTTCGTCAGATGAATGCGGAGGCGCGTCGTGTTTGA
- a CDS encoding histidine kinase dimerization/phospho-acceptor domain-containing protein: protein MTIPFAATREDDKNSLREPRLPAAGTGWDSSIVCSGRPPVKLANLDEERLRHRLEAFSYGAAAFAHEINQPLAATATYLSVAGRMLSKSGDREIAQILEKATAQTQRASRLVANLRDLLPCGEADKTLASLHALLEESLESLRADGAPDAVGFRLEPAALRDNVMADRLQIRLALCNLLRAAAAATRAAGGRDLAIRTSNLDTDVIRVEMSDAGSNHPEPFREPDFEVLTLKKAKDIGLGVLSSLIILEDHDGRIWTAQTRQGGALFSLILPLEHLDVTS, encoded by the coding sequence GTGACGATCCCGTTTGCGGCGACGCGGGAAGACGACAAGAACTCCCTAAGGGAGCCGAGGCTTCCCGCCGCGGGAACAGGATGGGATTCGAGTATCGTGTGTAGCGGGCGCCCACCGGTCAAGCTTGCAAACCTCGATGAGGAGCGCCTCCGCCACCGCCTCGAGGCGTTCAGCTATGGCGCTGCGGCTTTCGCCCATGAGATCAACCAGCCCCTGGCTGCGACCGCCACCTATCTCAGCGTCGCAGGCCGCATGCTGAGTAAGTCGGGCGACCGGGAGATCGCCCAAATCTTGGAAAAGGCGACGGCCCAGACGCAACGGGCCAGCCGGCTCGTGGCGAACCTGCGCGATCTCCTGCCATGCGGAGAAGCAGACAAGACACTGGCGAGCCTGCATGCTTTGCTTGAGGAAAGCCTGGAGTCGCTTCGCGCCGACGGCGCGCCGGACGCGGTCGGCTTCCGCCTGGAGCCCGCCGCCCTGCGCGACAATGTCATGGCCGACAGGTTGCAGATCAGGCTGGCCCTGTGCAATCTGCTACGCGCCGCCGCCGCAGCGACGCGGGCGGCCGGCGGGCGGGACCTTGCCATCCGGACATCCAACCTCGACACGGACGTTATCCGAGTGGAAATGAGTGACGCAGGCTCCAACCACCCGGAACCATTCAGAGAGCCAGATTTTGAAGTGTTGACGCTAAAGAAGGCCAAAGACATCGGGCTCGGGGTATTGTCGAGCCTCATCATACTCGAAGATCACGACGGACGGATTTGGACCGCCCAGACGCGCCAGGGCGGCGCTCTATTTAGTCTCATATTGCCGCTTGAGCACTTGGACGTTACTTCATGA
- a CDS encoding SDR family NAD(P)-dependent oxidoreductase has product MNPRPLAVVTGASTGIGFELAKLCAERGYDLVIAADEPEIEQAANSLRKGETRVVEIEADLATAAGVEALYDCVKRVARPVDILIANAGRGLGGAFLDQEFEGIRRVLDTNVTGTVYLTHLIGRDMRARGTGKILIVGSIAGFISGSFQAVYHGAKAFIYNFSTALADELKGTGVTITCLMPGATETEFFRRANMLDTEAGRSKKADPAEVARDGFDALMEGRQEIVSGWQNKLLALVSHVTPASILAWRNRQFSAPDKRM; this is encoded by the coding sequence ATGAACCCGCGTCCTCTCGCCGTGGTGACCGGCGCCTCCACTGGAATCGGCTTCGAACTCGCCAAGCTCTGCGCCGAGCGTGGCTATGACCTCGTCATCGCCGCCGACGAACCAGAGATTGAACAGGCCGCGAACTCCCTGCGCAAGGGCGAAACGCGCGTCGTCGAGATCGAAGCGGATCTCGCAACGGCGGCCGGCGTGGAAGCGCTTTATGACTGCGTAAAACGTGTCGCGCGCCCTGTCGATATCCTCATCGCCAATGCGGGCCGCGGACTCGGCGGCGCTTTCCTCGACCAGGAATTCGAGGGAATCCGGCGCGTGCTCGACACGAATGTTACGGGCACAGTGTATCTCACGCATCTGATCGGCCGCGACATGCGGGCGCGGGGAACCGGAAAAATCCTTATCGTTGGATCGATTGCCGGCTTCATTTCAGGCTCATTTCAAGCCGTCTACCATGGCGCGAAGGCGTTTATCTATAATTTCTCCACGGCGCTCGCCGACGAGCTGAAGGGGACGGGCGTCACCATCACCTGCTTGATGCCCGGCGCCACGGAGACCGAATTTTTCCGCCGGGCGAATATGCTCGACACAGAAGCGGGCCGATCCAAAAAGGCCGACCCCGCCGAAGTGGCGCGCGACGGCTTCGACGCCCTCATGGAAGGCCGCCAGGAGATCGTCAGCGGGTGGCAAAACAAGCTGCTCGCGCTCGTTTCCCATGTCACGCCGGCGTCCATTCTCGCTTGGCGCAATCGCCAATTCTCGGCGCCCGACAAGCGAATGTAG
- a CDS encoding response regulator has protein sequence MTASETTAHRILVIDDDHDVADSLVMLLETFGVDVRVAYGGEAGLNALSQFKPELVFLDLGMPKMDGYETARRLRDMPEGRTVKLVALTGWGQDQISDRARDAGFDFQLTKPAAFEDLQRMLDSLS, from the coding sequence ATGACCGCTTCCGAAACCACGGCTCATCGCATTCTGGTCATCGACGACGATCACGACGTCGCGGACAGTCTGGTGATGCTCCTCGAGACGTTCGGCGTGGACGTGCGCGTGGCCTATGGCGGGGAAGCCGGTCTCAACGCCTTGAGTCAATTCAAGCCCGAACTCGTCTTTCTCGATCTCGGCATGCCGAAAATGGACGGATACGAAACCGCACGGCGGCTGCGCGACATGCCTGAGGGACGCACAGTCAAGCTTGTGGCGCTCACGGGATGGGGACAGGATCAGATCAGCGACCGCGCGCGTGACGCCGGCTTCGATTTCCAGCTGACCAAGCCGGCCGCATTCGAGGATCTGCAGCGCATGCTCGACTCCCTCTCGTGA
- the glf gene encoding UDP-galactopyranose mutase, translating into MFDWLIVGAGFAGSVLAERLASQRGERVLVIDKRPHIGGNAYDRYDDAGILIHQYGPHIFHTNSQAIFDYLSKFTRWRPYEHRVLADVDGMLVPIPINLDTVNRLFALNLTSEELATWFAARAEKRDEIRTSEDVVVSAVGRELYEKFFKGYTRKQWGVDPSQLDKSVTARVPTRIDRDDRYFTDSFQYMPEGGYTRLFERMLAHPNIRVMLQTSFQDIRKEIAFRRVIYTGPIDEFFKFRFGKLPYRSLQFKHETFDQQWLQPVAVVNYPQTEAYTRITEYKHLTGQSHEKTSVTYEFPSDAGDPYYPVPRAENMELYKKYERLALAQENVWFVGRLATYRYYNMDQVVGQALATFRRICHEVPLPEVAGLPQVAAE; encoded by the coding sequence GTGTTTGACTGGCTGATTGTCGGCGCCGGATTTGCCGGAAGCGTGCTCGCGGAGCGACTCGCGTCGCAGCGCGGGGAACGGGTCCTCGTCATCGACAAGCGGCCCCATATTGGTGGGAACGCCTATGATCGCTACGACGATGCGGGGATCCTAATCCATCAATACGGCCCGCACATCTTTCACACGAATTCGCAGGCGATATTCGACTATCTGTCGAAATTCACCCGCTGGCGTCCCTATGAACACCGCGTGCTGGCGGATGTCGACGGCATGCTGGTGCCGATCCCGATCAATCTCGATACGGTCAACCGCCTGTTCGCGCTGAACCTCACTTCTGAGGAGCTCGCCACGTGGTTTGCCGCGCGCGCGGAGAAGAGAGATGAAATTCGAACGTCCGAAGACGTTGTCGTGAGCGCGGTAGGTCGCGAACTCTACGAGAAGTTTTTCAAGGGTTACACCAGGAAGCAGTGGGGGGTCGATCCGTCTCAACTCGACAAGTCTGTAACCGCCCGCGTTCCGACGCGCATCGACAGAGACGACCGATACTTTACCGACTCGTTCCAATATATGCCCGAGGGCGGCTATACGCGGCTCTTCGAGCGGATGTTGGCGCATCCCAACATAAGGGTGATGTTGCAGACGAGCTTTCAGGACATCCGCAAGGAAATCGCTTTTCGGCGCGTGATCTATACCGGCCCGATCGACGAGTTCTTCAAATTCCGGTTCGGCAAGTTGCCATATCGCTCGCTGCAATTCAAACACGAGACCTTCGACCAGCAATGGCTGCAACCGGTCGCGGTCGTCAATTATCCGCAGACAGAAGCGTACACGCGGATTACCGAATACAAACATCTTACCGGCCAGAGTCACGAGAAGACCAGCGTGACCTATGAATTCCCCAGCGATGCGGGCGATCCTTATTACCCGGTGCCCCGTGCGGAAAATATGGAGCTTTACAAAAAATACGAAAGATTGGCGCTGGCGCAGGAGAATGTCTGGTTCGTCGGCAGGCTGGCGACCTACCGCTATTACAATATGGATCAGGTCGTCGGACAAGCGCTCGCGACCTTCAGGCGCATCTGTCATGAGGTTCCGCTTCCTGAAGTCGCGGGCCTGCCTCAGGTCGCCGCAGAGTAA
- the fixJ gene encoding response regulator FixJ, whose translation MNDQRVVHLIDDDAALRDAVGLLLRTEGFKVNAYESALSFLKAVSPSAEGCVVTDVRMPEMNGIELIAKMKEERISIPVVVLTAHADVPLAVEAMKLGAVDLLEKPFEDEALITAVGAALDRRNAEVHRSRESQAIKSRLATLTRRENEILAGLLKGLSNKVIAHDLGISIRTAEVHRANIMAKMRAGNLAELVKMALAAEAPSATEDK comes from the coding sequence ATGAATGATCAGCGCGTTGTGCACCTCATCGACGATGACGCAGCCTTGCGCGACGCGGTCGGGCTCCTGCTGCGCACCGAGGGGTTCAAGGTTAACGCCTACGAATCAGCTTTGTCCTTTTTGAAGGCTGTGTCTCCGAGCGCGGAAGGCTGCGTCGTCACCGACGTGCGCATGCCGGAAATGAACGGGATCGAGCTGATCGCCAAAATGAAGGAGGAGCGCATTTCCATTCCCGTCGTGGTTCTGACCGCCCATGCGGACGTGCCGCTCGCGGTCGAGGCCATGAAGCTCGGTGCCGTCGATCTTCTTGAAAAACCTTTCGAGGACGAAGCGCTCATCACGGCGGTCGGCGCCGCGCTGGATCGCCGCAACGCCGAGGTTCATCGCAGCCGTGAATCACAGGCGATCAAGAGCCGGCTTGCGACCTTGACACGTCGCGAAAACGAAATTCTCGCGGGCCTGCTCAAGGGCTTGTCGAACAAGGTGATCGCACACGATCTTGGAATCAGCATTCGCACGGCCGAGGTGCATCGCGCGAATATTATGGCCAAGATGCGGGCGGGCAATCTCGCGGAGCTGGTAAAGATGGCGCTCGCCGCCGAAGCGCCGAGCGCTACCGAAGATAAATAG
- a CDS encoding FAD-dependent oxidoreductase, translating into MNVTAERTTPIWGAPDIDAEPLQGDLETEVVVIGSGIAGMSVAYELASAGKQVTVLDRGVIAGGMTARTTAHLSSYSDDGFQELIKMRGLDNARGWQYSQAAAISRIEAIQRDLGANCDFRRIDGYLFLAPETDPSVIDAELVASAQVGMLAVRQEGLPFAGEEATPALRFPDQATFHPLKYLAALSTAISKAGGRFFAFTPVVSVEEKNGGVDVATVGGAHIKAQSAVVATNAPVNDRFSIHTKQAPYRTYAVAFEIPRGSVPDALYWDTLDPYHYVRLQPGEGGVDLLIVGGEDHKSGESDNGQERILSLARWMRERVPSLGQEVTRWSGQVLEPIDYIGFIGRNPGEKNVYVATGDSGQGMTHGAVAGMLIADLILRGDSAWAPIYEPGRKPLRAMGEFLKENATAAKNYAQYLTGAGERSSVDDLLPGEGAIIRSGLAKIAAYRDEDGTLCQRSAACTHLGCQVHWNSFERCWDCPCHGSQFSPQGEVLNGPAISPLGKIES; encoded by the coding sequence ATGAATGTCACAGCCGAGCGAACCACACCGATCTGGGGCGCGCCCGACATCGATGCGGAACCCTTGCAAGGCGACCTTGAAACCGAGGTCGTCGTCATCGGCTCGGGGATCGCCGGCATGTCCGTCGCTTACGAACTGGCGAGCGCCGGCAAGCAGGTGACGGTGCTCGATCGTGGCGTGATTGCCGGAGGGATGACGGCGCGAACGACCGCCCATCTCTCCTCCTATAGTGACGACGGCTTCCAGGAACTCATCAAGATGCGCGGGCTCGATAATGCGAGAGGCTGGCAATACAGCCAGGCCGCGGCGATCTCCCGTATCGAGGCTATTCAACGCGATCTCGGCGCAAACTGTGACTTCCGCCGCATCGACGGCTACCTTTTTCTTGCGCCGGAGACGGACCCCTCCGTGATCGACGCCGAGCTGGTGGCGAGCGCGCAAGTTGGCATGCTCGCCGTACGCCAAGAAGGCCTGCCTTTCGCCGGGGAGGAAGCCACGCCGGCGCTGCGCTTTCCCGATCAGGCGACCTTTCATCCATTGAAATATCTTGCCGCCCTCTCGACCGCAATCAGCAAGGCTGGGGGACGCTTTTTCGCCTTTACGCCCGTTGTCTCCGTGGAAGAAAAGAACGGGGGCGTCGACGTCGCCACGGTTGGCGGCGCGCATATCAAAGCACAGTCCGCCGTTGTGGCCACCAATGCGCCCGTCAACGATCGCTTCTCGATCCACACCAAGCAGGCGCCGTATCGCACCTATGCGGTCGCATTCGAGATTCCGCGGGGCAGCGTTCCAGACGCGCTCTACTGGGATACGCTCGACCCCTACCACTATGTCAGATTGCAGCCCGGCGAGGGCGGCGTCGACCTGCTGATCGTCGGCGGCGAGGATCACAAATCCGGTGAAAGCGACAATGGTCAGGAGCGCATCCTCTCGCTTGCGCGTTGGATGCGGGAGCGCGTGCCCTCTTTGGGCCAGGAAGTGACCCGCTGGTCGGGCCAGGTGCTCGAGCCGATCGATTACATTGGCTTCATCGGGCGCAATCCGGGCGAGAAGAATGTCTATGTCGCCACGGGGGACTCGGGCCAGGGCATGACCCATGGGGCCGTGGCCGGCATGCTGATCGCCGATCTGATTTTGCGCGGCGACAGCGCCTGGGCGCCGATCTACGAGCCGGGCCGCAAGCCGCTCCGCGCCATGGGCGAGTTCCTCAAGGAAAACGCCACGGCTGCGAAGAACTACGCTCAATATCTGACCGGCGCCGGAGAGCGATCCTCTGTCGACGATTTGCTGCCGGGGGAAGGCGCAATCATCCGAAGCGGCCTTGCAAAGATCGCCGCCTATCGCGACGAGGACGGCACGCTTTGCCAGCGCTCCGCCGCTTGCACCCATCTCGGATGCCAGGTCCATTGGAACAGCTTCGAGCGATGCTGGGACTGTCCCTGCCATGGCTCGCAGTTCTCACCCCAGGGCGAAGTGCTCAACGGACCCGCAATTTCTCCCCTCGGGAAGATTGAAAGCTAG
- a CDS encoding dihydrolipoamide acetyltransferase family protein, with amino-acid sequence MKTFRLPDLGEGLQEAELVEWRVKPGDEVSADQPLLAVETAKAVVEIPSPQAGVIERMFGKAGDIIRVGAPLLAFEGEKEDDAGTVVGAMETGASVVSDAPATVARGGAAIRAVPAVRALARKLNVDLSMVTPSGADGVITAEDVQRVARVLSEAEPAEPLRGFRRAMAQNMAFAQAEVAAATIMDDAVVDAWVAGEDITIRLVQALVRGCRAEPVLNCWFESATLSRRVLSKIDLGIAVDTPDGLFVPVLRDVANRSPADLRDGLNRMRADVAARRIPPEEMRGATITLSNFGTISGRYAAPVVLPPTVAILGAGRMREEPVVKNREIRVGRVIPLSLTFDHRVVSGGEAGRFLAAVVADLERAA; translated from the coding sequence ATGAAAACCTTTCGTTTGCCGGATCTCGGAGAGGGTCTTCAGGAAGCCGAGCTCGTCGAATGGCGTGTGAAGCCAGGCGACGAGGTTTCAGCCGATCAGCCGCTTCTGGCGGTTGAAACCGCGAAAGCCGTCGTGGAAATACCCTCGCCGCAGGCGGGCGTCATCGAGCGCATGTTCGGCAAGGCGGGCGACATCATCCGAGTCGGAGCGCCGCTCCTCGCCTTTGAAGGCGAGAAGGAAGATGACGCCGGAACGGTGGTCGGCGCAATGGAAACGGGGGCGAGCGTCGTCAGCGACGCGCCGGCGACGGTTGCGCGCGGCGGCGCCGCCATTCGGGCCGTCCCTGCGGTTCGCGCGCTCGCCCGCAAATTGAACGTCGATCTGTCGATGGTCACGCCCTCGGGCGCGGACGGCGTCATTACGGCGGAAGACGTTCAACGCGTCGCGCGCGTCCTGAGCGAGGCCGAGCCGGCGGAGCCGCTGCGCGGCTTCCGACGCGCAATGGCGCAGAACATGGCGTTCGCACAGGCGGAGGTCGCGGCGGCAACCATCATGGACGACGCTGTTGTGGACGCATGGGTGGCGGGAGAGGACATCACGATACGCCTCGTGCAGGCTCTCGTGAGAGGGTGCCGCGCCGAGCCCGTGCTGAATTGCTGGTTCGAAAGCGCCACGCTGTCGCGTCGGGTTCTCAGCAAGATTGATCTCGGCATAGCCGTGGACACGCCGGACGGGCTTTTCGTCCCCGTCCTGCGCGACGTGGCCAACCGCAGCCCAGCCGATCTTCGAGACGGGCTCAACCGCATGCGCGCAGACGTCGCGGCGCGGCGCATCCCTCCGGAGGAAATGCGCGGCGCAACGATAACACTTTCGAATTTCGGCACGATTTCCGGGCGCTACGCGGCGCCGGTGGTCCTGCCGCCGACGGTCGCTATTCTTGGCGCAGGACGCATGCGCGAAGAGCCCGTCGTCAAGAACCGGGAAATTCGCGTTGGCCGTGTCATTCCGCTCAGCTTGACCTTCGACCATCGTGTCGTCTCGGGAGGCGAAGCCGGCAGATTCCTTGCCGCAGTCGTCGCGGATCTCGAACGCGCCGCCTAA
- a CDS encoding manganese catalase family protein, translating to MFTHNKKLQYTVRVSEPNPVLASLILEQFGGPQGELAAAMRYFTQALAEDDPGRKDMLLDIATEELSHLEVIGSIVAMLNKGVKGELAEASQTEADLYRSLTQGGDSHTQAILYGGGPALTNSSGVPWTAAYIDTIGDPVCDLRSNIAAEARAKIIYERLINVTDDAGVKEALGFLMTREIAHQKSFEKALYSIEANFPPGKLRGMPEYANLYVNTSQGEGDAEGPWNSGDQWRRMDDVIGGIPVDGGEGDASVGLTTSEQSDLSSFTARTMSNPTANPTTGVDLGQSGSA from the coding sequence ATGTTCACCCACAACAAGAAGCTTCAATACACCGTTCGCGTCTCCGAACCCAACCCCGTGCTGGCGAGCCTGATCCTCGAGCAATTCGGCGGGCCGCAGGGCGAGCTGGCCGCCGCCATGCGTTATTTCACCCAGGCGCTTGCCGAAGACGACCCGGGCCGCAAGGACATGCTGCTCGACATTGCAACGGAAGAGTTAAGTCATCTCGAAGTGATCGGCAGCATTGTCGCCATGCTCAACAAGGGCGTTAAAGGCGAGCTTGCCGAGGCGTCCCAGACAGAGGCGGATCTTTACCGCTCTCTGACCCAGGGGGGCGACAGCCATACGCAGGCTATTCTTTATGGCGGCGGACCGGCCCTGACCAACTCCTCAGGCGTGCCCTGGACCGCGGCCTATATCGACACGATCGGAGATCCGGTTTGCGATCTACGGTCCAACATCGCCGCAGAGGCGCGGGCGAAGATCATCTACGAACGTCTCATCAACGTCACGGATGACGCGGGCGTAAAGGAAGCGCTCGGCTTCTTGATGACGCGCGAAATCGCGCATCAGAAATCCTTCGAAAAGGCGCTCTACTCCATCGAAGCGAATTTCCCGCCCGGCAAGCTGCGCGGCATGCCGGAATACGCCAATCTTTACGTCAACACCTCGCAAGGAGAGGGCGATGCGGAGGGTCCGTGGAACTCCGGCGATCAGTGGCGGCGGATGGACGACGTCATCGGCGGCATTCCGGTCGATGGCGGCGAGGGTGACGCGAGTGTGGGCTTGACGACCTCTGAGCAAAGCGATTTGTCGAGCTTTACGGCCCGCACCATGTCAAATCCGACGGCCAATCCGACGACGGGCGTTGATCTCGGCCAGTCGGGCTCGGCTTGA
- a CDS encoding diguanylate cyclase — protein MPQDPTALILMYFVVPLWLLAGLCDYLCHRATHIASTSGSKESFIHLLMFVELGLPLLAAIFLEVNALIIAFMIVMFLLHEVTAFWDVSYAVSRRRVTPLEQHVHSFLEIVPLLGLTLIAARHWPQFLALFGVGAESARLSLGWKSEPLPPAYVVAVLTSATLLGALYLEELARCLRAERKAPLALHP, from the coding sequence ATGCCGCAGGACCCGACCGCACTGATACTGATGTATTTCGTCGTGCCCTTATGGCTCTTGGCTGGGCTTTGCGACTACCTTTGCCATCGCGCCACCCACATTGCGTCGACGAGCGGATCGAAGGAGTCTTTTATTCATCTGCTCATGTTCGTCGAACTCGGACTGCCGCTGCTCGCGGCAATCTTTCTCGAGGTGAACGCTCTCATCATCGCCTTCATGATCGTTATGTTCTTGCTACACGAGGTTACGGCCTTCTGGGACGTCAGCTACGCGGTTTCTCGGCGACGCGTGACGCCGCTCGAACAGCATGTGCATAGTTTTCTGGAGATCGTCCCGCTGCTCGGCCTGACTCTTATCGCTGCGCGCCACTGGCCGCAGTTTCTCGCTCTGTTCGGCGTTGGCGCCGAATCCGCCAGACTGAGTCTGGGATGGAAGTCGGAGCCGCTGCCGCCTGCCTACGTCGTCGCCGTCCTGACCAGCGCCACTTTGTTGGGAGCTTTGTACCTCGAGGAACTGGCGCGGTGCCTCCGAGCGGAACGCAAGGCGCCGCTGGCCTTGCATCCATGA